The following proteins are encoded in a genomic region of Streptomyces sp. NBC_01723:
- the pafA gene encoding Pup--protein ligase codes for MDRRIFGLENEYGVTCTFRGQRRLSPDEVARYLFRRVVSWGRSSNVFLRNGARLYLDVGSHPEYATPECDNVIELVTHDKAGERILEGLLVDAERRLHEEGIAGDVYLFKNNTDSAGNSYGCHENYLVARHGEFSRLADILIPFLVTRQLLCGAGKVLQTPRGAVYCVSQRAEHIWEGVSSATTRSRPIINTRDEPHADAERYRRLHVIVGDSNMSETTMLLKVGATDLVLRMIEAGTVMRDLTLENPIRAIREVSHDITGRRKVRLASGREASALEVQREYYEKAVDFCERRGIRTGTVERVLELWGRTLDAIEAEDLDRIDTEIDWVMKYKLIERYRAKHNMTMSHPRVAQIDLAYHDIHRRRGLYYLLEKKGQAARVANDLKIFEGKSVPPQTTRARLRGDFIRRAQEQRRDFTVDWVHLKLNDQAQRTVLCKDPFRSVDDRVEKLIAGM; via the coding sequence ATGGACCGCCGCATTTTCGGGCTGGAGAACGAGTACGGCGTCACGTGCACGTTCAGGGGACAGCGCCGCCTGTCGCCTGACGAGGTGGCGCGGTACCTCTTCCGCCGTGTCGTGTCATGGGGCCGCAGCAGCAATGTCTTTCTGCGCAACGGGGCCCGCCTCTATCTCGACGTGGGATCACATCCGGAATACGCGACACCCGAATGTGACAACGTGATCGAACTCGTCACCCACGACAAGGCGGGCGAGCGCATTCTCGAAGGACTCCTGGTGGACGCCGAACGACGCCTGCACGAGGAGGGAATCGCGGGCGACGTCTACCTCTTCAAGAACAACACCGACTCCGCCGGCAACTCCTACGGCTGCCACGAGAACTATCTGGTGGCGCGGCACGGGGAGTTCTCGCGGCTCGCGGACATCCTCATTCCGTTCCTGGTGACCCGGCAGCTGCTGTGCGGCGCCGGAAAGGTGCTGCAAACGCCGCGCGGTGCGGTGTACTGCGTCAGTCAGCGGGCGGAGCACATCTGGGAGGGCGTCTCCTCGGCGACCACCCGCTCCCGTCCCATCATCAACACCCGCGACGAGCCGCACGCCGACGCCGAGCGCTACCGGCGCCTGCACGTCATCGTGGGCGACTCGAACATGTCCGAGACGACCATGCTGCTCAAGGTCGGCGCCACCGACCTGGTGCTGCGCATGATCGAGGCGGGCACGGTGATGCGTGATCTGACCCTGGAGAACCCGATCCGGGCGATCCGCGAGGTCAGCCACGACATCACCGGACGGCGCAAGGTGCGTCTGGCCAGCGGCCGGGAGGCGTCCGCGCTGGAGGTGCAGCGGGAGTACTACGAGAAGGCCGTGGACTTCTGCGAGCGCCGCGGTATCCGCACCGGCACCGTGGAGCGGGTGCTGGAGCTGTGGGGGCGCACGCTGGACGCGATCGAGGCCGAGGACCTCGACCGTATCGACACCGAGATCGACTGGGTCATGAAGTACAAGCTCATCGAGCGGTACCGGGCCAAGCACAACATGACCATGTCGCATCCGCGGGTCGCGCAGATAGACCTCGCCTACCACGACATCCACCGGCGTCGTGGCCTCTACTACCTGCTGGAGAAGAAGGGCCAGGCGGCCCGGGTCGCCAACGACTTGAAGATCTTCGAGGGCAAGTCGGTGCCGCCGCAGACCACTCGGGCCCGGCTGCGCGGTGACTTCATCCGGCGGGCGCAGGAGCAGCGGCGGGACTTCACCGTCGACTGGGTGCACCTCAAGCTCAACGACCAGGCGCAGCGCACCGTGTTGTGCAAGGACCCGTTCCGTTCGGTGGACGACCGGGTGGAGAAGCTGATCGCCGGGATGTGA
- a CDS encoding MFS transporter — protein MVAGYLDILRARHAVRLLVGTLVGRLPNATAAIAIVLFVRAEGGSYSLAGALAAVYGVANAVGQPVLGRLVDLRGQPLVQLPAAVLSALAMGVFAFAGTGSAVVAYVAVGAAGLFTPPLEGGLRALWPSVLGKEEQVHTAYAMDAVAQEVMFTVGPLLVTVCVSLWSPLVALLVLNGLGVLGALSVVVSPPSRAWRSAPREAHWLGALRSGGLLALLGAFLFIGMALGSITVASVPYADGHGGDAVYGWLMAALGLGALVGGAVYGARRWTGEPARRLRLLVALLAVCYLPLMWMPGAVAMVLLTVLAGVFLAPCIACAFVLVDVHAPRGTVTEAFSWLVTTFTVGASVGTGLTGPVVEHGGALWGFAVPGAAGAVSLLVLVATGRVLAAPARGAVVAASSENDPNRAVEPRFSSGHQA, from the coding sequence GTGGTCGCCGGGTATCTGGACATCCTCCGGGCGCGGCACGCCGTGCGGCTGCTGGTCGGCACGCTGGTGGGGCGGTTGCCGAACGCCACGGCGGCGATCGCGATCGTGCTGTTCGTGCGGGCGGAGGGCGGCTCGTACAGTCTCGCGGGGGCGCTGGCCGCCGTGTACGGCGTCGCGAACGCGGTGGGGCAGCCGGTGCTGGGGCGGCTGGTGGACCTGCGCGGGCAGCCCCTGGTGCAGTTGCCGGCGGCCGTGCTGTCGGCGCTGGCGATGGGTGTGTTCGCCTTCGCCGGTACCGGGTCGGCCGTGGTCGCGTATGTGGCCGTGGGTGCGGCCGGGTTGTTCACGCCGCCGTTGGAGGGCGGTTTGCGGGCGCTGTGGCCCAGTGTGCTCGGCAAGGAGGAGCAGGTGCACACGGCGTACGCGATGGACGCCGTGGCGCAGGAGGTCATGTTCACCGTCGGGCCGTTGCTGGTGACGGTGTGCGTGTCGTTGTGGTCGCCGCTGGTCGCGTTGCTGGTGCTCAACGGGCTGGGTGTGCTGGGCGCGCTGTCCGTGGTGGTGTCGCCGCCTTCGCGCGCGTGGCGGTCGGCGCCTCGGGAGGCGCACTGGCTGGGCGCGCTGCGTTCGGGCGGACTGCTGGCGCTGCTGGGAGCGTTCCTGTTCATCGGGATGGCGCTCGGTTCCATCACCGTGGCGTCGGTGCCGTACGCCGACGGGCACGGTGGTGACGCGGTGTACGGCTGGCTGATGGCCGCTCTCGGGCTCGGTGCGCTGGTCGGAGGAGCGGTGTACGGGGCGCGGCGGTGGACCGGTGAGCCGGCCCGGCGACTGCGCCTGCTGGTGGCTCTGCTGGCGGTCTGTTATCTGCCGCTGATGTGGATGCCGGGTGCCGTCGCGATGGTGCTGCTGACGGTTCTCGCGGGTGTCTTCCTGGCGCCGTGCATCGCTTGTGCGTTCGTCCTCGTCGATGTGCACGCTCCGCGCGGGACGGTGACGGAGGCGTTCTCGTGGCTGGTGACGACCTTCACGGTGGGGGCGTCGGTGGGGACCGGGCTCACGGGGCCCGTGGTGGAGCACGGTGGGGCCCTGTGGGGCTTCGCGGTGCCCGGGGCGGCGGGGGCGGTGTCGCTGCTCGTGCTGGTGGCCACGGGGCGGGTCCTCGCAGCTCCCGCGCGGGGAGCGGTGGTTGCGGCTTCATCGGAAAATGATCCAAACCGTGCCGTCGAACCCCGTTTCAGTTCGGGTCATCAGGCGTAA
- a CDS encoding LacI family DNA-binding transcriptional regulator — MAQGSTRPTSRDVAQAAGVSQAAVSLVLGDKWRGRVSEPTAQRVREAAHELGYRPNLAARNLRLGRTRTVLLVVPALTTEFFAEVYTGAARVAAEHGFGVVLYPSPEGVGPARDPFASAQAALDGVIASSMAADALTAIRGDQLPLVMLDSDPEGSLGAATVNLDIADGIRQVADHLLTLGHRRFLHLAADVPSWTFEVRARELAARLSAAPGTDLRTARAPISIEGARTATEAALRAPGPQPTALVCDDDKLAAGAYKAARRAGLRVPDDLSVTGLDDLGLATAIDPELTTVRLDAEAFGERGMRALLAVLDGQAPEKGDLPVSLVVRGSTAPPR, encoded by the coding sequence GTGGCACAAGGCAGCACCCGCCCCACCAGCCGGGACGTCGCCCAGGCAGCCGGAGTGTCCCAGGCCGCGGTCTCCCTGGTACTCGGCGACAAATGGCGCGGCCGCGTCTCCGAGCCGACCGCACAGCGGGTCCGCGAGGCGGCCCACGAGCTGGGCTACCGCCCCAACCTCGCCGCGCGCAACCTGCGCCTGGGCCGCACCCGCACCGTCCTGCTGGTCGTCCCCGCGCTGACCACGGAGTTCTTCGCGGAGGTCTACACGGGCGCCGCACGCGTGGCCGCCGAGCACGGCTTCGGCGTCGTGCTCTACCCCTCCCCCGAGGGCGTGGGCCCCGCCCGGGACCCCTTCGCCTCCGCGCAGGCCGCGCTGGACGGCGTCATCGCGTCCTCCATGGCCGCCGACGCCCTCACGGCGATCCGGGGCGACCAGCTGCCCCTGGTCATGCTCGACAGCGATCCCGAGGGCAGCCTCGGCGCCGCCACGGTCAACCTCGACATCGCCGACGGCATCCGCCAGGTCGCCGACCACCTGCTCACCCTGGGCCACCGCCGCTTCCTCCACCTCGCGGCCGACGTGCCCTCCTGGACCTTCGAAGTACGCGCCCGAGAACTGGCGGCCCGACTGTCCGCGGCCCCCGGCACCGACCTGCGCACGGCCCGCGCCCCCATCTCCATCGAAGGCGCCCGCACCGCCACGGAGGCCGCGCTCAGAGCACCCGGACCCCAGCCCACGGCCCTGGTCTGCGACGACGACAAACTGGCGGCCGGCGCCTACAAGGCAGCCCGACGAGCGGGACTGCGCGTCCCCGACGACCTCTCCGTCACCGGCCTGGACGACCTCGGCCTGGCCACCGCCATCGACCCCGAACTGACCACCGTCCGCCTCGACGCGGAAGCCTTCGGCGAACGCGGCATGCGGGCACTGCTGGCCGTACTGGACGGGCAGGCCCCCGAGAAAGGGGACCTGCCCGTCAGCCTGGTCGTACGGGGCTCCACGGCACCGCCGCGGTGA
- the prcA gene encoding proteasome subunit alpha produces MSTPFYVSPQQAMADRAEYARKGIARGRSLVVLQFADGIVFVGENPSRALHKFSEIYDRIGFAAAGKYNEYENLRIGGVRYADLRGYTYDRDDVTARGLANVYAQTLGTIFSSQAEKPYEVELVVAEVGDSPESDQIYRLPHDGSIVDEHGSVAVGGNAEQISGYLDQRHRDGMTLAEALKLAVQALSRDTNGSEREIPAERLEVAVLDRTRPQQRKFKRIVGGQLSRLLEAGASAGAEAADASDADDADAGTDE; encoded by the coding sequence GTGTCGACGCCGTTCTATGTCTCACCCCAGCAGGCCATGGCCGACCGGGCGGAGTACGCCCGCAAGGGCATCGCCCGTGGCCGCAGCCTGGTCGTGCTGCAGTTCGCCGACGGCATCGTGTTCGTCGGTGAGAACCCGTCCCGTGCGCTGCACAAGTTCAGCGAGATCTACGACCGGATCGGCTTCGCGGCCGCCGGCAAGTACAACGAGTACGAGAACCTGCGGATCGGCGGCGTGCGCTATGCCGATCTGCGCGGGTACACGTACGACCGGGACGACGTGACCGCCCGTGGTCTGGCGAACGTGTACGCGCAGACGCTGGGCACGATCTTCTCCAGTCAGGCCGAGAAGCCGTACGAGGTGGAGCTGGTCGTCGCGGAGGTCGGTGACAGTCCGGAGAGCGATCAGATCTATCGGCTGCCGCACGACGGCTCGATCGTGGACGAGCACGGCTCGGTCGCGGTCGGGGGCAACGCGGAGCAGATCAGCGGGTACCTGGACCAGCGGCACCGGGACGGTATGACGCTGGCCGAGGCGCTGAAGCTGGCGGTGCAGGCGCTGTCGCGTGACACGAACGGCAGTGAGCGGGAGATTCCGGCGGAGCGGCTGGAGGTCGCTGTGCTGGACCGTACGCGGCCGCAGCAGCGGAAGTTCAAGCGGATCGTGGGCGGCCAGTTGTCGCGGCTGCTGGAAGCCGGTGCGAGCGCGGGTGCCGAGGCCGCGGATGCGTCCGACGCGGACGACGCGGACGCCGGGACGGACGAGTAG
- the prcB gene encoding proteasome subunit beta, producing MEANTRSTGRLPAAFLTPGSSSFMDFLGAHQPEMLPGNRQLPPVQGVIEAPHGTTIVAVTFPGGVVLAGDRRATMGNMIAQRDIEKVFPADEYSAVGIAGTAGLAVEMVKLFQLELEHFEKVEGAQLSLEGKANRLSTMIRSNLGMAMQGLAVVPLFAGYDVDRGRGRIFSYDVTGGRSEEQNFATTGSGSIFARGAMKKLFREDLTEEQATTLVVQALYDAADDDSATGGPDVARRIYPIITVITEDGFRRLSEDEGSELARAVLERRLEHPDGPRAALL from the coding sequence GTGGAAGCCAACACTCGTAGCACCGGGCGTCTACCAGCTGCCTTCCTGACGCCCGGGTCCTCCTCCTTCATGGACTTCCTTGGTGCGCACCAGCCGGAGATGCTCCCGGGCAACCGGCAGCTGCCGCCGGTGCAGGGTGTGATCGAGGCGCCGCACGGCACCACGATCGTGGCCGTCACGTTCCCGGGGGGCGTCGTCCTCGCCGGTGACCGGCGGGCCACCATGGGCAACATGATCGCCCAGCGGGACATCGAGAAGGTCTTCCCGGCCGACGAGTACTCGGCGGTGGGCATCGCCGGCACGGCGGGCCTGGCCGTGGAGATGGTGAAGCTGTTCCAGCTGGAGCTGGAGCACTTCGAGAAGGTCGAGGGGGCGCAGCTGTCCCTGGAGGGCAAGGCGAACCGTCTGTCCACGATGATCCGGTCCAACCTGGGCATGGCGATGCAGGGTCTGGCCGTGGTGCCGCTGTTCGCCGGGTACGACGTGGACCGGGGGAGGGGCCGGATCTTCTCGTACGACGTGACGGGCGGGCGGTCCGAGGAGCAGAACTTCGCGACCACCGGGTCGGGGTCGATCTTCGCGCGTGGTGCGATGAAGAAGCTGTTCCGTGAGGATCTGACCGAGGAGCAGGCCACGACGCTCGTGGTCCAGGCGCTGTACGACGCGGCTGACGACGACTCGGCGACCGGTGGTCCCGACGTCGCCCGCCGGATCTACCCGATCATCACTGTGATCACCGAGGACGGCTTCCGCCGGCTCAGCGAGGACGAGGGCTCGGAGCTCGCCCGTGCGGTGCTGGAGCGGCGGCTCGAGCACCCGGACGGTCCGCGGGCCGCGCTGCTGTAG
- a CDS encoding ubiquitin-like protein Pup — MATKDTGGGQQKATRSTEEVEEQTQDAQASEDLKERQEKLNDDVDSVLDEIDDVLEENAEDFVRSFVQKGGE, encoded by the coding sequence ATGGCGACCAAGGACACCGGCGGCGGGCAGCAGAAGGCCACGCGGTCCACCGAGGAGGTCGAGGAGCAGACGCAGGACGCGCAGGCCTCCGAGGACCTCAAGGAACGCCAGGAAAAGCTGAACGACGACGTGGACTCCGTCCTGGACGAAATCGACGACGTACTCGAGGAAAATGCCGAGGATTTCGTGCGAAGCTTCGTGCAAAAGGGTGGAGAGTAA
- the dop gene encoding depupylase/deamidase Dop, with the protein MTVRRVMGIETEYGISVPGHPNANAMLTSSQIVNAYAAAMHRARRARWDFEEENPLRDARGFDLARESADSSQLTDEDIGLANVILTNGARLYVDHAHPEYSAPEVTNPRDAVLWDKAGERIMAEAADRAAQLPGAQPIHLYKNNTDNKGASYGTHENYLMKRETAFSDIVRHLTPFFVSRQVFTGAGRVGIGQDGHEHGFQLSQRADYFEVEVGLETTLKRPIINTRDEPHADAEKYRRLHVIIGDANLSEISTYLKLGTTALVLSMIEDGFIAVDLAVDQPVRTLHQVSHDPTLKRLVTLRSGRTLTAVQLQMEYYELARKYVEERYGADADDQTKDVLGRWEDTLNRLENDPMSLAGELDWVAKRELMEGYRRRDNLDWDAARLHLVDLQYADVRPDKGLYNRLVERGRIKRLLDENEVERARTKPPEDTRAYFRGRCLEQYADDVAAASWDSVIFDLPGRDSLQRVPTLEPLRGTRNHVKELLDRCRTAEDLVKVLAGG; encoded by the coding sequence ATGACAGTACGGCGAGTAATGGGCATCGAGACGGAGTACGGGATCTCCGTCCCCGGCCACCCGAACGCCAATGCCATGCTCACCTCGTCCCAGATCGTCAACGCCTACGCGGCGGCGATGCACCGGGCCCGCCGGGCCCGCTGGGACTTCGAGGAGGAGAACCCGCTGCGGGACGCGCGAGGCTTCGACCTCGCCCGTGAGTCGGCCGACTCCAGCCAGCTCACCGACGAGGACATCGGCCTGGCCAACGTCATCCTCACCAACGGAGCACGGCTCTACGTCGACCACGCCCACCCCGAATACAGCGCTCCGGAGGTCACCAACCCGCGGGACGCCGTGCTGTGGGACAAGGCCGGCGAACGGATCATGGCCGAGGCCGCCGACCGGGCCGCCCAGCTGCCCGGCGCCCAGCCGATCCACCTCTACAAGAACAACACCGACAACAAGGGCGCCTCCTACGGCACGCACGAGAACTACCTGATGAAGCGGGAGACCGCCTTCTCCGACATCGTGCGCCACCTGACCCCCTTCTTCGTCTCCCGCCAGGTCTTCACCGGCGCCGGCCGCGTCGGCATCGGCCAGGACGGCCACGAACACGGCTTCCAGCTCAGCCAGCGCGCCGACTACTTCGAGGTCGAGGTCGGCCTGGAGACGACGCTCAAGCGCCCCATCATCAACACCCGCGACGAACCCCACGCGGACGCCGAGAAGTACCGGCGGCTCCACGTGATCATCGGCGACGCCAATCTGTCCGAGATCTCGACCTACCTGAAACTCGGCACCACGGCACTCGTGCTGTCGATGATCGAGGACGGCTTCATCGCCGTCGACCTGGCCGTCGACCAGCCCGTTCGCACGCTGCACCAGGTCTCCCACGACCCCACGCTCAAACGCCTGGTCACGCTCCGCAGCGGCCGCACACTGACCGCGGTCCAGCTCCAGATGGAGTACTACGAACTGGCCCGCAAGTACGTCGAGGAGCGGTACGGCGCGGACGCCGACGACCAGACCAAGGACGTCCTCGGCCGCTGGGAGGACACCCTCAACCGCCTGGAGAACGACCCCATGAGCCTCGCCGGCGAGCTGGACTGGGTCGCCAAGCGGGAGCTGATGGAGGGCTACCGGCGCCGCGACAACCTGGACTGGGACGCGGCCCGGCTGCACCTCGTGGACCTCCAGTACGCCGACGTACGGCCCGACAAGGGCCTGTACAACCGTCTGGTGGAGCGCGGCCGCATCAAGCGGCTGCTGGACGAGAACGAGGTCGAGCGGGCCCGTACGAAGCCGCCGGAGGACACCCGCGCCTACTTCCGCGGACGCTGTCTGGAGCAGTACGCGGACGACGTCGCGGCGGCCTCCTGGGACTCGGTGATCTTCGATCTGCCGGGCCGGGACTCGCTCCAGCGGGTGCCAACCCTGGAACCGCTTCGCGGAACGCGTAATCACGTCAAGGAGCTCCTGGACCGCTGCCGCACCGCGGAAGACCTGGTCAAGGTGCTGGCCGGCGGGTAG
- the arc gene encoding proteasome ATPase, with amino-acid sequence MAAHDDDMNRGIRPGRGSDDPAGQVAYLEQEIAVLRRKLAESPRHTRILEERIVELQTNLAGVSAQNERLAGTLREARDQIVALKEEVDRLAQPPAGFGVFLQANEDGTADIFTGGRKLRVNVSPSVELDELRRGQELMLNEALNVVEAMEYESVGDIVTLKEILEDGERALVLGHTDEERVVRLAEPLRGLTIRPGDALLLEPRSGYVYEVVPKSEVEELVLEEVPDIGYEQIGGLGGQIEAIRDAVELPYLYPDLFREHELRPPKGVLLYGPPGCGKTLIAKAVANSLAKKVAEVTGQAAGKSFFLNIKGPELLNKYVGETERQIRLVFQRAREKASEGTPVIVFFDEMESLFRTRGSGVSSDVENTIVPQLLAEIDGVEGLQNVVVIGASNREDMIDPAILRPGRLDVKIKIERPDAEAAKDIFGKYLTERLPLHSDDLSEHGKDRGATVQSMIQTAVEQMYAESEENRFLEVTYANGDKEVLYFKDFNSGAMIENIVGRAKKMAIKDFLEKTQKGLRVSHLLQACVDEFKENEDLPNTTNPDDWARISGKKGERIVYIRTLVTGKQGADTGRSIDTVANTGQYL; translated from the coding sequence GTGGCAGCCCACGACGACGACATGAACCGCGGCATCCGCCCGGGACGCGGGTCCGACGACCCGGCCGGGCAGGTGGCCTACCTTGAGCAGGAGATCGCCGTCCTGCGACGCAAGCTCGCCGAATCTCCGCGGCACACGAGAATTCTCGAAGAGCGGATCGTCGAACTGCAGACCAACCTGGCCGGCGTGTCCGCACAGAACGAGCGGCTCGCCGGCACACTCCGCGAGGCCCGCGACCAGATCGTGGCCCTCAAGGAGGAGGTCGACCGGCTGGCCCAGCCACCGGCCGGCTTCGGAGTCTTCCTGCAGGCCAACGAGGACGGCACCGCCGACATCTTCACCGGCGGCCGCAAACTCCGGGTGAACGTCAGCCCGAGCGTCGAGCTCGACGAGCTCCGACGCGGCCAGGAACTGATGCTCAACGAAGCACTCAACGTGGTCGAGGCCATGGAGTACGAGAGCGTCGGAGACATCGTCACCCTCAAGGAGATCCTCGAGGACGGCGAGCGAGCCCTCGTGCTCGGGCACACCGACGAGGAGAGGGTGGTGAGGCTCGCCGAACCGCTGCGCGGCCTGACCATCCGCCCCGGCGACGCCCTCCTGCTCGAACCACGCTCCGGCTACGTCTACGAGGTCGTGCCCAAGAGCGAGGTCGAGGAACTCGTCCTCGAAGAAGTCCCCGACATCGGATACGAGCAGATCGGCGGCCTCGGCGGACAGATCGAGGCCATCCGGGACGCGGTCGAGCTCCCCTACCTCTATCCCGACCTGTTCCGGGAGCACGAGCTGCGGCCGCCCAAGGGAGTCCTGCTCTACGGACCCCCCGGATGCGGCAAGACGCTCATCGCCAAGGCGGTCGCCAACTCGCTGGCCAAGAAGGTCGCCGAGGTCACCGGTCAAGCCGCCGGCAAGAGCTTCTTCCTCAACATCAAGGGCCCCGAGCTGCTCAACAAGTACGTCGGCGAGACCGAGCGGCAGATCCGCCTGGTCTTCCAGCGAGCCCGCGAGAAGGCCAGCGAGGGCACCCCCGTCATCGTCTTCTTCGACGAGATGGAATCCCTCTTCCGCACCCGCGGCTCCGGCGTCAGCTCGGACGTGGAGAACACCATCGTCCCCCAGCTGCTCGCCGAGATCGACGGTGTGGAGGGCCTGCAGAACGTGGTCGTGATCGGCGCCTCCAACCGTGAGGACATGATCGACCCCGCCATCCTGCGGCCCGGCCGGCTCGACGTGAAGATCAAGATCGAGCGTCCGGACGCCGAGGCGGCCAAGGACATCTTCGGCAAGTACCTCACCGAGCGCCTCCCGCTCCACTCCGACGACCTCTCCGAACACGGAAAGGACAGGGGTGCCACCGTCCAGAGCATGATCCAGACGGCGGTGGAACAGATGTACGCCGAATCCGAGGAGAACCGCTTCCTGGAGGTCACCTACGCCAACGGCGACAAGGAAGTCCTCTATTTCAAGGACTTCAATTCCGGCGCCATGATCGAGAACATCGTGGGCCGCGCCAAGAAAATGGCGATCAAGGACTTCCTCGAGAAGACCCAGAAGGGCCTCCGCGTCTCCCACCTCCTCCAGGCCTGCGTGGACGAGTTCAAGGAGAACGAGGACCTGCCGAACACCACCAACCCGGACGACTGGGCCAGGATCTCCGGAAAGAAGGGCGAGCGGATCGTGTACATCCGTACGCTCGTCACCGGAAAGCAGGGCGCGGACACCGGACGCTCCATCGACACGGTGGCGAACACCGGTCAGTACCTGTAA
- a CDS encoding ferredoxin — MSVQQEAGVDGEALEVWIDQDLCTGDGICAQYAPEVFELDIDGLAYVKGADDELLQAPGAATPVPLPLLTDVVDSAKECPGECIHVRRVSDRAEVYGPDSE, encoded by the coding sequence ATGAGCGTGCAGCAGGAGGCCGGAGTCGACGGCGAGGCTCTGGAGGTCTGGATCGACCAGGACCTGTGTACCGGTGACGGCATCTGTGCCCAGTACGCGCCCGAGGTGTTCGAGCTGGACATCGACGGTCTGGCCTACGTGAAGGGCGCGGACGACGAGCTTCTGCAGGCTCCTGGGGCGGCAACACCCGTGCCGTTGCCGCTTCTCACGGACGTGGTCGACTCCGCGAAGGAGTGTCCGGGCGAGTGCATCCACGTACGTCGGGTTTCGGACAGGGCCGAGGTCTACGGCCCGGACTCAGAGTGA
- a CDS encoding tRNA (adenine-N1)-methyltransferase produces the protein MSEPTGAARRRGPFKVGDQVQLTDPKGRHYTFTLEAGKNFHTHKGSFPHDELIGAPEGSVVRTTGNVAYLALRPLLPDYVLSMPRGAAVVYPKDAGQILAFADIFPGARVVEAGVGSGSLSSFLLRAIGDQGMLHSYERREDFADIARQNVERYFGEPHPAWQLTVGDLQDNLSDTDVDRVILDMLAPWECLEAVSKALVPGGILCCYVATTTQLARTVESIREIGSFNEPTSWETMIRNWHVEGLAVRPDHRMIGHTGFLLTARRLADGVEPPMRRRRPAKGAYGEDYAGPNADGGAGR, from the coding sequence ATGTCCGAACCGACCGGTGCCGCCCGCAGACGCGGGCCCTTCAAGGTCGGGGACCAGGTTCAGCTGACCGACCCCAAGGGCCGCCACTACACGTTCACGCTCGAGGCCGGGAAGAACTTCCACACCCACAAGGGTTCCTTCCCCCACGACGAACTGATCGGTGCTCCCGAGGGCAGCGTTGTCCGCACCACCGGGAACGTCGCCTACCTCGCGCTGCGCCCCCTGCTCCCCGACTACGTCCTGTCCATGCCCCGCGGGGCAGCCGTCGTCTACCCGAAGGACGCGGGGCAGATCCTTGCCTTCGCCGACATCTTCCCCGGCGCTCGCGTCGTGGAGGCCGGCGTGGGCTCCGGCTCGCTGAGCAGCTTCCTGCTGCGCGCCATCGGCGACCAGGGCATGCTGCACTCCTACGAGCGCCGCGAGGACTTCGCCGACATCGCCCGCCAGAACGTGGAGCGCTACTTCGGCGAACCGCACCCCGCCTGGCAGCTCACCGTCGGCGACCTCCAGGACAACCTCTCCGACACCGACGTCGACCGCGTCATCCTCGACATGCTCGCCCCCTGGGAGTGCCTCGAGGCCGTCTCCAAGGCTCTCGTGCCCGGCGGCATCCTGTGCTGCTACGTCGCGACCACCACCCAGCTCGCCCGGACCGTCGAGTCCATCCGCGAGATCGGCTCCTTCAACGAGCCGACCTCCTGGGAGACGATGATCCGCAACTGGCACGTCGAGGGCCTCGCCGTCCGTCCGGACCACCGGATGATCGGCCACACCGGCTTCCTGCTCACCGCCCGCCGCCTCGCCGACGGAGTCGAGCCCCCCATGCGCCGCCGCCGCCCCGCCAAGGGCGCCTACGGCGAGGACTACGCCGGGCCCAACGCCGACGGAGGCGCCGGCCGCTGA